In a genomic window of Primulina huaijiensis isolate GDHJ02 chromosome 10, ASM1229523v2, whole genome shotgun sequence:
- the LOC140986925 gene encoding aquaporin PIP2-7, giving the protein MTKEVSEEGHVHHPGKDYVDPPPAPLLDLAELKLWSFYRALIAEFIATLLFLYVTVATVIGHNKLSAADQCDGVGILGIAWAFGGMIFILVYCTAGISGGHINPAVTFGLFLARKVSLIRALGYMLAQCLGAICGVGLVKAFMKSFYNRLGGGANFVQPGYNKGTGLGAEIIGTFVLVYTVFSATDPKRSARDSHVPVLAPLPIGFAVFMVHLATIPITGTGINPARSLGAAVIYNRQKIWDDQWIFWVGPFVGALAAAAYHQYILRAAAIKALGSFRSNPTN; this is encoded by the exons ATGACGAAGGAAGTGAGTGAAGAGGGGCATGTCCACCACCCGGGGAAGGACTACGTGGACCCGCCGCCGGCGCCGCTTCTTGATTTGGCGGAGCTCAAGCTGTGGTCCTTTTACAGAGCACTCATCGCGGAGTTCATCGCCACCCTGCTCTTCCTGTATGTTACAGTCGCCACCGTGATTGGACACAACAAGCTTAGTGCCGCCGACCAATGCGACGGCGTTGGGATCCTTGGTATTGCGTGGGCCTTTGGCGGCATGATCTTCATCCTCGTTTACTGCACCGCTGGGATTTCAG GTGGCCACATTAACCCAGCTGTGACATTTGGGTTGTTTCTAGCGAGAAAGGTGTCTTTGATCAGAGCTTTGGGTTACATGTTAGCACAGTGCTTGGGCGCCATCTGTGGCGTCGGCTTAGTGAAAGCTTTCATGAAAAGCTTCTACAATAGGCTGGGGGGTGGCGCTAACTTTGTGCAGCCAGGATACAACAAGGGCACCGGTCTAGGCGCCGAGATCATCGGAACCTTCGTGCTTGTTTACACCGTTTTCTCCGCCACCGACCCCAAGAGGAGTGCCCGTGACTCTCACGTCCCT GTTTTGGCTCCACTTCCAATCGGTTTCGCAGTTTTCATGGTCCACTTGGCCACCATCCCCATCACCGGGACCGGCATCAACCCAGCCAGAAGCTTAGGAGCCGCCGTGATTTACAACCGGCAGAAAATATGGGATGACCAA TGGATTTTCTGGGTTGGGCCATTCGTGGGAGCGTTGGCTGCGGCAGCGTATCACCAATATATCCTGAGAGCCGCCGCCATTAAGGCTTTGGGATCTTTCAGGAGCAACCCCACCAATTGA
- the LOC140986652 gene encoding SKP1-like protein 1A, producing MSSADASQKIIVLKSFDGETFEVEELVALESQTIKHMIEDNCADTTIPLPNVTSRILAKVIEYCKKHVEAASKSDADGGMCSSDKVVDDELKSFDTEFVKVDQGTLFDLILAANYLNIKSLLDLTCQTVADMIKGKTPEEIRKTFNIKNDFTPEEEEEVRRENAWAFE from the exons ATGTCTTCCGCTGACGCTTCTCAGAAGATTATCGTGCTGAAGAGCTTCGACGGGGAGACGTTTGAAGTTGAGGAGTTGGTGGCACTGGAATCGCAAACCATTAAGCATATGATCGAGGATAACTGCGCTGATACGACTATACCCTTGCCCAACGTTACATCCAGGATCTTGGCCAAAGTGATCGAGTATTGCAAGAAACACGTGGAAGCCGCATCTAAATCCGATGCCGACGGTGGGATGTGCTCCTCCGACAAAGTCGTTGACGATGAACTGAAGTCGTTCGATACTGAGTTCGTGAAGGTTGATCAGGGCACGCTTTTTGATCTTATCTTG GCTGCAAACTACTTGAACATTAAGAGCCTGCTTGACCTAACTTGTCAAACTGTTGCCGACATGATCAAAGGAAAGACGCCAGAGGAAATCCGTAAgacatttaacataaaaaatgacTTCACcccagaagaagaagaagaggttCGAAGGGAGAATGCATGGGCATTCGAATGA